Proteins encoded in a region of the Zea mays cultivar B73 unplaced genomic scaffold, Zm-B73-REFERENCE-NAM-5.0 scaffold_49, whole genome shotgun sequence genome:
- the LOC118475579 gene encoding NADH-ubiquinone oxidoreductase chain 6 has product MILSVLSSPALVSGLMVVRAKNPVHSVLFPILVFCDTSGLLILLGLDFSAMIFPVVHIGAIAVSFLFVVMMFNIQIAEIHEEVLRYLPVSGIIGLIFWWEMFFILDNETIPLLPTHRNTTSLKYTVYAGKVRSWTNLETLGNLLYTYYSVWFLVSSLILLVAMIGAIVLTMHRTTKVKRQDVFRRNALDSRRTTIHIQNRRFFSHKGDDAPVPPADPESI; this is encoded by the coding sequence ATGATTCTTTCCGTTTTGTCGAGCCCTGCTTTGGTCTCTGGTTTGATGGTTGTACGTGCTAAAAATCCGGTACATTCCGTTTTGTTTCCCATCCTAGTCTTTTGCGACACTTCTGGTTTACTTATTTTGTTAGGTCTCGACTTCTCCGCTATGATCTTCCCAGTAGTTCATATAGGAGCTATTGCCGTTTCATTCCTATTCGTGGTTATGATGTTCAATATTCAAATAGCGGAGATTCACGAAGAAGTATTGCGCTATTTACCAGTGAGTGGTATTATTGGACTGATCTTTTGGTGGGAAATGTTCTTCATTTTAGATAATGAAACCATTCCATTACTACCAACCCACAGAAATACGACCTCTCTGAAATATACGGTTTATGCCGGAAAGGTACGAAGTTGGACTAATTTGGAAACATTGGGCAATTTACTTTATACCTACTATTCCGTCTGGTTTTTGGTTTCTAGTCTGATTTTATTAGTAGCTATGATTGGGGCTATAGTACTTACTATGCATAGGACTACAAAGGTGAAAAGACAGGATGTATTCCGACGAAATGCCTTGGATTCTAGGAGGACTACTATTCATATTCAGAACAGAAGGTTCTTCTCCCACAAAGGGGATGACGCACCTGTCCCCCCCGCTGATCCGGAATCCATTTAA